The following proteins come from a genomic window of Methanobacterium sp. Maddingley MBC34:
- a CDS encoding ribose-5-phosphate isomerase (PFAM: Ribose 5-phosphate isomerase A (phosphoriboisomerase A); Bacterial regulatory proteins, deoR family~TIGRFAM: ribose 5-phosphate isomerase), whose product MHPKKEVAWEAAQLVDDAKKEVAEKAAMMVTDGQVLGLGTGSTAHYFIQKLGSRIKEEEIELMGIPTSYQSFFLARDCGIPLTTLDEHLPDLAVDGADEVDPELNLIKGGGAAHTLEKIVDSAAGKFLVIVDESKQVKQLGDFPVPLEVIPAAYRPVTEWVKTAGGVPSLRMAQMKDGPVITDNNNFVVDVQFKEIPNPHELEIALNSIPGVVENGIFAGIADQVLIATANGVKSLKKS is encoded by the coding sequence ATGCATCCGAAAAAAGAAGTTGCCTGGGAAGCTGCCCAGCTGGTAGATGATGCTAAAAAGGAAGTTGCCGAAAAAGCAGCAATGATGGTCACTGATGGGCAGGTCCTGGGCCTTGGAACTGGATCAACTGCTCATTACTTTATTCAGAAACTTGGGAGTAGGATCAAAGAAGAGGAAATCGAACTCATGGGGATACCCACTTCCTATCAGTCTTTTTTCCTGGCAAGGGATTGTGGAATACCTTTAACCACCCTTGATGAACACTTACCTGATCTGGCTGTGGATGGTGCCGACGAAGTCGACCCTGAATTGAATCTCATAAAAGGTGGGGGAGCAGCCCACACCTTAGAGAAGATCGTTGACTCCGCAGCCGGGAAATTCCTGGTCATTGTAGATGAATCCAAACAGGTTAAACAACTGGGAGATTTCCCAGTGCCACTTGAAGTGATACCTGCCGCATACCGGCCGGTTACGGAATGGGTGAAAACTGCTGGTGGTGTACCATCCCTGAGAATGGCTCAGATGAAAGATGGGCCAGTGATAACCGACAATAATAATTTTGTGGTGGATGTTCAGTTTAAAGAGATACCTAACCCACACGAACTGGAAATAGCACTCAACAGCATCCCCGGTGTAGTAGAAAATGGTATATTCGCAGGGATAGCAGATCAGGTTCTAATTGCCACTGCTAATGGAGTTAAATCATTAAAGAAAAGTTAA
- a CDS encoding glycerol dehydrogenase-like oxidoreductase (PFAM: 3-dehydroquinate synthase): protein MDFNRVKLPREIHSGPGVIKETGSICKDLKLSGKVLVASGPQTMKIAGEAVISSLQDHDFDVETIIIKKPSLDEVEGVQDRMDNMSAVLGVGGGKVIDVAKMAATKLGVHSVSIPTAASHDGISSPRASIKNQGGSVSMEAEPPMGVIADTQIISQAPFRLLAAGCGDIISNYTAVLDWKLAHRLLNEDYSDSASALSLVTAEMLIKSASDIKEGLIESAAIVVKALISSGMAISIAGNSRPASGAEHKFSHALDILAPQPALHGEQCGVGTIMMMYLHGGDWKFIRDTLKTIKAPVNARELGIEPEYIIKALMKAHSIRKERYTILGDRGLTEAAATKLARKTGVIE from the coding sequence ATGGATTTTAATCGGGTGAAATTACCTAGGGAGATCCACAGTGGACCCGGAGTGATCAAAGAAACTGGATCCATTTGTAAGGATTTAAAGCTCAGTGGGAAGGTACTGGTAGCCAGTGGCCCACAAACAATGAAAATTGCCGGTGAAGCCGTCATCAGCAGCCTTCAAGATCATGATTTTGATGTGGAAACCATTATAATAAAAAAACCATCCCTGGATGAAGTTGAAGGAGTTCAGGATCGTATGGATAATATGAGTGCTGTTCTTGGAGTTGGTGGTGGGAAGGTGATTGATGTGGCCAAAATGGCAGCCACCAAACTAGGAGTTCACTCAGTAAGTATTCCCACAGCAGCCTCTCACGATGGAATCTCATCTCCCAGGGCTTCCATCAAAAACCAGGGAGGGAGTGTTTCCATGGAGGCCGAACCACCCATGGGAGTTATTGCAGATACCCAGATCATCAGCCAGGCACCCTTTCGACTCTTAGCAGCAGGATGTGGGGATATCATCTCCAACTACACTGCAGTCCTGGACTGGAAACTAGCACATAGATTGTTAAATGAAGATTACAGTGATTCTGCATCTGCTTTATCACTTGTTACTGCCGAAATGCTGATTAAATCTGCGAGTGATATAAAAGAGGGTCTTATTGAAAGTGCAGCCATTGTAGTCAAGGCACTTATATCCAGTGGAATGGCCATCAGCATTGCCGGTAACAGCAGACCGGCCAGTGGCGCTGAACATAAATTTAGCCATGCATTGGATATTTTAGCACCGCAACCCGCCCTTCACGGTGAACAATGTGGGGTGGGGACCATCATGATGATGTACCTCCATGGGGGGGACTGGAAATTCATTCGTGATACTCTTAAAACCATTAAAGCCCCTGTAAATGCACGTGAACTTGGAATAGAACCAGAGTATATTATTAAAGCCCTTATGAAAGCACATAGCATCCGGAAGGAGAGGTATACTATTCTTGGTGATAGGGGCCTTACCGAAGCTGCCGCCACTAAACTGGCACGTAAAACCGGAGTTATTGAGTGA
- a CDS encoding N-acylglucosamine 2-epimerase (PFAM: N-acylglucosamine 2-epimerase (GlcNAc 2-epimerase); Protein of unknown function, DUF255), with amino-acid sequence MNIGDNMSQKSSPESGKTQNHLKDEKSPYLLQHADNPVDWYPWGDEAFDKAKKEDKPIFLSIGYSTCHWCHVMARESFQDPEIGDLLNQVFVPVKVDREERPDIDSVYMTVCQMITGSGGWPLTIIMTPDLKPFFAGTYFPKDTGPRGTGLRDLILNVHDLWENKREDLLKSAEDLTLSLQQISHRSPDKSGEQLNDGILNQTYQSQLENFDQEYAGFGTNQKFPTPHHLLFLLRYWKHTGEDEALTMVEKTLDAMRKGGIYDHVGFGFHRYTVDRKWVVPHFEKMLYDQALLVIAYTEAFQATGKTKYRETAEEVLEYLLRDMRSPEDGFYSAEDADSEGEEGKFYLWTLDEIINILGPEEGELFSRVYSVSENGNFKDEATGEKTGKNILHRSQTWDELSKKLEMSPEELWWKTESARETLFQAREGRVHPHKDDKILTDWNGLVIVALALAGKVFGREDYLLAATEAVNFIMTKINQQGRLHHRWRDGEAAVDGNLDDYAYLIWGLLELYQATFNSEYLKTALKLNQTILEHFWDHDNGGFYFTSDYAPEILVRQKEAYDTALPSGNSVMMMNLEKLYLITEDIHIREISNALEKYFSPMIEQSPSAFTMFLSAIILKRGPSFKIAITGEKDSADTKAMLNALYKKYLPNCMLILRSSDDAMINQIIESSETNIMMNNKATAYVCGNGTCHAPVNTPEDLVNLLK; translated from the coding sequence ATGAATATTGGCGATAATATGTCTCAAAAATCCTCCCCAGAATCCGGAAAAACCCAAAACCATCTTAAAGACGAAAAAAGCCCTTATCTCCTTCAGCACGCAGATAACCCTGTAGACTGGTATCCATGGGGTGATGAAGCATTTGATAAGGCTAAAAAAGAAGATAAACCTATATTTTTATCAATTGGTTACTCAACCTGCCACTGGTGCCATGTCATGGCCCGGGAATCCTTCCAGGATCCGGAAATAGGTGATCTCCTAAATCAGGTCTTTGTACCAGTTAAGGTTGACCGGGAGGAAAGACCAGATATTGACAGTGTCTACATGACGGTGTGCCAGATGATCACCGGCAGTGGGGGCTGGCCACTCACTATAATAATGACCCCTGATCTTAAACCATTCTTCGCAGGAACCTATTTCCCCAAAGACACTGGCCCCAGGGGAACTGGCCTCAGGGACCTTATCTTAAATGTTCATGATCTCTGGGAAAACAAGAGGGAAGATCTCCTGAAATCAGCCGAAGACCTGACCCTATCACTCCAACAAATTTCTCACAGATCCCCCGATAAATCAGGGGAACAACTTAATGATGGAATATTAAACCAGACCTACCAGTCACAACTGGAAAACTTCGACCAGGAATACGCTGGTTTCGGAACTAACCAGAAATTCCCCACTCCCCACCACCTGCTTTTCCTTTTAAGGTACTGGAAACATACAGGTGAAGATGAAGCCTTAACCATGGTAGAGAAGACACTGGATGCCATGAGAAAAGGTGGAATATATGACCATGTTGGCTTTGGTTTTCACCGCTACACTGTGGACCGCAAGTGGGTTGTTCCCCACTTTGAAAAGATGTTGTATGACCAGGCCCTCCTGGTAATTGCATACACCGAAGCATTTCAGGCCACTGGAAAAACTAAATACAGGGAAACAGCTGAAGAAGTTCTTGAATACCTTTTAAGGGACATGAGATCACCAGAAGATGGATTTTATTCTGCTGAGGATGCAGACAGTGAAGGGGAAGAAGGTAAATTCTACCTGTGGACTCTGGATGAAATCATCAATATACTGGGTCCAGAGGAAGGGGAACTTTTCTCACGGGTTTACTCAGTTTCAGAGAACGGAAACTTCAAAGACGAAGCTACAGGTGAAAAAACTGGTAAAAACATACTTCACAGGAGTCAAACCTGGGATGAGCTTTCAAAAAAACTGGAAATGTCCCCAGAGGAATTATGGTGGAAAACAGAAAGTGCAAGGGAAACACTCTTCCAGGCCCGTGAGGGGCGGGTGCATCCTCATAAAGATGATAAAATCCTCACTGACTGGAACGGACTGGTCATTGTGGCATTAGCCCTGGCAGGTAAAGTATTCGGCAGGGAAGATTATTTACTGGCAGCTACTGAAGCAGTGAACTTCATCATGACTAAAATCAACCAACAGGGACGGTTACATCATCGCTGGCGTGACGGGGAGGCAGCAGTGGACGGTAATCTTGATGACTATGCCTACCTCATCTGGGGATTGCTGGAACTCTACCAGGCCACCTTCAACTCAGAATATCTTAAAACTGCCCTTAAACTCAACCAAACCATTCTGGAACACTTCTGGGACCATGATAATGGAGGGTTCTATTTCACATCAGATTATGCTCCGGAAATCCTGGTAAGACAAAAAGAGGCCTATGACACTGCATTACCATCTGGAAATTCTGTAATGATGATGAACCTAGAGAAACTATACCTAATAACCGAGGATATTCATATCAGGGAGATTTCCAATGCACTGGAAAAATATTTCTCCCCAATGATAGAACAATCGCCATCTGCATTTACAATGTTCCTTTCAGCAATAATTCTAAAGAGAGGTCCTTCTTTTAAAATAGCAATCACCGGAGAAAAAGACAGTGCAGACACTAAAGCTATGTTAAATGCCCTTTATAAAAAATATCTACCAAATTGCATGTTAATACTCAGATCCAGTGATGATGCAATGATAAATCAGATAATCGAATCTTCAGAAACTAATATCATGATGAACAATAAAGCCACAGCTTATGTTTGTGGTAATGGCACCTGCCACGCTCCAGTTAACACTCCTGAGGACTTAGTTAATCTTTTAAAATGA
- a CDS encoding ATPase component of Mn/Zn ABC-type transporter (PFAM: ABC transporter) has product MVHNAVEMENVSVKFNNQPVLQNINLQIGVNDFLAIIGPNGGGKSTLLKVILGLLKADQGSVSVFGNQPGNPHNPIGYLPQHVSFDPDFPINVRDTVLSGRYHGLFKGYSDKDRDMVTEALEEVGMLKLQDRQMSRLSGGQMQRVFIARALVRDPKLLLLDEPMASIDPEMQDSFYKLLSRLRERMAIVLISHDVGAVSTQVENIACLNQKLYYHGPVEDSEKGLEAVYKCPIGLISHGIPHRVLKKH; this is encoded by the coding sequence GTGGTTCATAATGCTGTTGAAATGGAGAATGTATCTGTAAAGTTTAATAATCAGCCAGTTCTCCAGAATATTAACCTCCAGATTGGAGTTAATGATTTTTTAGCCATAATCGGCCCCAATGGTGGGGGTAAGAGCACCCTTCTCAAGGTCATACTGGGACTGTTGAAAGCAGACCAGGGTAGTGTCTCGGTATTTGGAAACCAACCTGGAAATCCACACAATCCCATTGGTTACCTCCCACAGCACGTATCATTTGACCCAGATTTTCCCATAAACGTCCGTGACACAGTATTATCCGGCAGATATCATGGTCTTTTCAAGGGATACTCTGATAAAGACCGTGATATGGTAACAGAAGCACTGGAAGAAGTTGGCATGCTGAAATTGCAGGATCGTCAGATGAGCCGGCTTTCAGGGGGTCAGATGCAACGGGTTTTCATTGCCAGGGCACTGGTACGAGACCCTAAACTATTGCTTCTGGATGAACCCATGGCCAGCATAGACCCTGAAATGCAGGATTCATTTTATAAACTCTTATCTAGACTTCGGGAAAGAATGGCCATTGTATTGATAAGTCACGATGTGGGTGCTGTTTCCACCCAGGTTGAAAACATTGCCTGCCTCAATCAGAAACTGTACTACCATGGACCAGTGGAAGATTCCGAGAAAGGTCTGGAAGCAGTTTATAAATGCCCAATTGGCCTTATAAGTCATGGAATTCCCCACAGAGTTTTGAAAAAGCATTAA
- a CDS encoding putative protein, 4-oxalocrotonate tautomerase (PFAM: Tautomerase enzyme~TIGRFAM: 4-oxalocrotonate tautomerase family enzyme), which produces MPVITIDAPPMNKEQKRELVNSFARTASKVLNLPVSAMVILIREVESENVGVGDILLCDREP; this is translated from the coding sequence ATGCCAGTAATAACCATTGATGCTCCACCAATGAACAAGGAGCAAAAAAGGGAGTTAGTAAATTCATTTGCCAGAACTGCCAGTAAAGTGTTGAACCTTCCAGTTTCCGCCATGGTGATCTTAATCCGCGAAGTGGAATCAGAGAATGTAGGGGTGGGAGATATCTTGCTCTGTGACCGTGAACCATAG
- a CDS encoding ABC-type Mn2+/Zn2+ transport system, permease component (PFAM: ABC 3 transport family) gives MTGILEYTFMQNAFIAAVLVSVACGLVGTYVVVKRIVFISGGISHAAFGGIGLGYFLGVNPILAAIPFSIVSAILMGLTSKKVKISEDTAIGILWSLGMAIGIIFINLTPGYVPDLMSYLFGSILTVPVNDLMIMFILDIVIIIMVFLFQREFQGISFDEEFSQVMGMPTTAIYLLLLSLVALSVVVMIKVVGVILVIALLTIPAAIAKQYTYHLGRMMILSVILGMVLTTGGLYISYLFNLASGATIVLVLGLGFLVSLFIQKLME, from the coding sequence GTGACTGGAATACTTGAATATACTTTCATGCAGAATGCCTTTATTGCTGCAGTTCTGGTGAGTGTGGCCTGTGGATTGGTGGGGACCTACGTGGTTGTTAAACGCATAGTCTTCATCAGTGGAGGAATATCCCACGCTGCATTTGGTGGAATAGGTCTGGGATACTTCCTGGGAGTTAACCCCATCTTAGCAGCAATACCCTTCAGTATTGTGTCTGCCATATTAATGGGATTAACCAGTAAAAAGGTTAAAATCAGTGAAGACACGGCTATTGGGATACTCTGGAGTCTGGGAATGGCTATTGGAATTATATTTATCAACCTGACCCCAGGTTATGTTCCAGATCTCATGAGCTACCTCTTCGGAAGCATACTCACCGTACCAGTCAATGACCTGATGATAATGTTCATTCTAGATATTGTAATTATCATCATGGTCTTTTTGTTCCAGAGAGAGTTCCAGGGTATTTCTTTTGATGAGGAATTCAGCCAGGTTATGGGCATGCCCACTACTGCTATTTACCTCCTCTTATTGTCTCTGGTGGCCTTATCAGTGGTGGTTATGATTAAAGTGGTGGGTGTGATACTGGTAATTGCCCTTTTAACCATCCCCGCAGCCATTGCTAAACAGTACACTTACCATCTGGGACGGATGATGATACTATCGGTGATCCTGGGAATGGTATTAACCACTGGCGGCTTGTACATTTCATACCTTTTCAACCTGGCTTCTGGAGCTACCATTGTCCTGGTTTTGGGACTTGGATTTTTAGTTTCATTATTCATACAGAAATTAATGGAATAA
- a CDS encoding ABC-type metal ion transport system, periplasmic component/surface adhesin (PFAM: Periplasmic solute binding protein family): MERKKILIISISILILILITATYIYTSTGNSTGSSDDKIGVIVTVGPQEEFVKRVGGDRVNVTVMVPPGADPHTYEPLPNQMKQVQNAQIYFQVGSDIEFELTWMDKLISMNSQMKVVNTSSGIQLIPNTAEGEEGSDPHVWVSPRNAKIMVENIYQTLVQTDPENKDYYTKNRDEYLKELDQLDKNITQTLSGKNNTKIMVYHPAWAYFCRDYNLQQISIEQAGKEPTPQNIAILVDTARNESIKVIFVSPEFSTSNAQVIANEIGGKVVVVDPLSQNYLENMKKVAGVFAGT, encoded by the coding sequence ATGGAAAGAAAAAAAATTCTCATTATATCCATATCAATACTAATTCTAATTTTAATCACAGCAACCTACATCTACACTTCCACTGGAAACTCCACTGGATCTTCTGATGACAAGATAGGAGTTATAGTAACAGTGGGGCCCCAGGAAGAGTTTGTAAAACGTGTAGGTGGAGATAGAGTGAATGTGACCGTGATGGTACCACCCGGTGCAGATCCCCACACCTACGAGCCTCTTCCCAATCAGATGAAACAGGTTCAGAATGCCCAGATCTACTTCCAGGTAGGATCAGATATTGAATTTGAACTCACTTGGATGGACAAGCTCATCAGTATGAACAGTCAAATGAAGGTGGTTAACACCTCGTCAGGAATCCAACTCATCCCCAACACTGCAGAAGGTGAGGAAGGTAGTGATCCCCATGTATGGGTTTCACCCAGAAATGCTAAAATTATGGTAGAAAATATTTACCAGACTCTGGTTCAGACTGATCCTGAAAATAAGGATTATTACACTAAAAACCGGGATGAATATTTAAAAGAACTTGATCAGCTGGATAAAAACATCACCCAAACTTTATCTGGAAAGAACAATACAAAAATAATGGTTTACCATCCTGCCTGGGCCTATTTCTGCAGGGATTATAATCTCCAGCAGATATCCATCGAGCAAGCAGGGAAAGAACCAACACCGCAGAACATAGCCATTCTGGTGGACACTGCCCGTAATGAAAGTATTAAGGTTATATTTGTCTCCCCTGAGTTTTCCACCAGCAATGCTCAGGTAATTGCCAATGAAATTGGTGGTAAAGTGGTGGTAGTGGATCCACTCAGCCAAAACTACCTGGAAAACATGAAAAAAGTGGCAGGAGTATTTGCAGGTACTTAA
- a CDS encoding PAS domain S-box (PFAM: PAS fold~TIGRFAM: PAS domain S-box), with protein MSGTTIILALGDDSESLKINQILSSSNYHPLTVLNWKNSQWEKLNRKKNGQLLISNSNTPDLVDSALLDLNSVSLIIIDDELKDDKHFKSVFEELNDFNSKKSIPVILITSNSDCNVTEGIHLKENEICLSRPFQSRELLLTVEIAFYKKNMENALKKSEDKYRILIENADDPIAMINYHGEFLLVNKSAALFFGCKEEKFLGKTMWEIFPKKQADSQMKNIRKVIETGKGRIIESKTIIRGEEYYFSTNIQPMPGKSGEIRAVQLIARDITPMKKVQKALEKSEEKFREVFNNANDGISLHFVDEGLPGKFCEVNNVVCQRLGYTKEELLLMGPQDIINQETKEKMPKVMEKLSYDKRATFEAVQITKDGELITTEISNHLFNLQGKEMIMSITRDISDRKKSENQLLRILAGIEGTGDSIGIAMPDGSHFYQNQSFNKLFGYSVKELNTPMGPVKLFADKELGRYIFQTIMNGNSWDGELEMTDKSERIFPAHIQANAIKNKNNVVIGLIYVLNDITERKRVEYALKTSEEKFRNLAQTAVDAIIIINSEEKIVFSNSSLERIFDYREEEILGEYLDTLIPQRHMEDFQVKLDFFHQHDREGGNVFESFGLRKDGSEFPLEMSLNTWKAEGDVYTTFIIRDITQRKLNEFKMKMRGDIFQLMANNIEEVFWIIDPLTGQILYMSPSYKKIWGQTIENLYQNPRSWIESIHSDDKDEFISFIFGKNGRTIQHREKIECRVLRPDGELRWIKVRAFPVINQNKEIYRRIGIATDISNIKNMEHKAQEKDNKFFKEL; from the coding sequence ATGTCAGGAACAACAATAATTCTCGCCCTAGGAGATGATTCTGAATCTCTTAAAATCAACCAGATACTTTCCTCAAGTAATTACCACCCACTCACTGTGCTAAATTGGAAAAATTCCCAGTGGGAAAAACTCAACAGGAAAAAAAATGGCCAATTGTTAATTTCAAATAGCAATACTCCTGATCTGGTTGATTCGGCGTTACTTGATTTAAATTCAGTTAGTTTAATCATAATAGACGATGAATTAAAGGATGATAAGCATTTTAAATCTGTTTTTGAAGAATTAAATGATTTTAATAGTAAAAAATCCATTCCTGTAATTTTAATTACCTCTAATTCTGATTGCAATGTTACAGAAGGGATCCATCTAAAAGAAAATGAAATTTGTCTATCCCGACCATTCCAAAGCCGCGAACTTCTATTAACGGTTGAAATAGCTTTTTACAAGAAAAACATGGAAAATGCTCTGAAAAAAAGCGAAGACAAATACCGTATTCTAATTGAAAATGCAGATGACCCAATTGCCATGATCAACTACCACGGAGAATTCCTCCTGGTGAATAAAAGTGCTGCCCTTTTCTTTGGATGCAAAGAAGAAAAATTCCTGGGAAAAACCATGTGGGAAATTTTTCCCAAAAAACAGGCAGATTCCCAGATGAAAAACATAAGAAAAGTTATTGAAACTGGTAAAGGGCGTATTATAGAAAGTAAAACCATCATCAGAGGCGAAGAATATTATTTCAGTACAAATATCCAGCCAATGCCCGGAAAAAGTGGAGAAATAAGGGCTGTGCAGCTTATTGCAAGGGATATTACCCCAATGAAGAAGGTGCAAAAAGCTCTGGAAAAAAGTGAAGAAAAATTCAGAGAAGTATTCAACAATGCCAACGATGGAATATCTCTCCATTTTGTTGATGAAGGATTACCCGGTAAATTTTGTGAAGTAAACAATGTAGTCTGCCAGAGACTGGGCTATACCAAAGAAGAACTTCTATTAATGGGTCCGCAGGATATTATTAATCAAGAAACCAAGGAAAAAATGCCGAAAGTTATGGAAAAATTAAGTTATGATAAAAGGGCCACTTTTGAAGCAGTACAAATTACTAAAGATGGGGAATTAATTACAACCGAAATCAGTAATCATCTTTTCAATTTACAGGGTAAAGAAATGATCATGTCCATAACCCGGGATATTTCCGATCGTAAAAAATCCGAAAACCAACTATTACGCATACTGGCAGGAATAGAAGGCACCGGAGATTCCATTGGAATAGCAATGCCAGATGGTTCCCATTTCTATCAAAACCAATCCTTCAATAAACTATTCGGTTACTCAGTAAAGGAACTCAACACACCCATGGGACCAGTGAAACTATTTGCAGATAAAGAACTGGGAAGATACATATTCCAAACTATAATGAATGGTAATAGCTGGGATGGGGAACTGGAAATGACTGATAAGTCAGAGAGAATTTTCCCAGCACATATACAGGCCAATGCCATTAAAAATAAAAATAATGTAGTTATTGGATTAATTTATGTTTTGAATGACATCACTGAAAGGAAAAGGGTGGAATATGCTTTAAAAACCAGTGAAGAGAAGTTCCGAAACCTGGCTCAAACCGCAGTGGATGCCATCATCATCATTAATAGTGAAGAAAAAATTGTCTTCTCCAATAGCAGCCTGGAAAGAATTTTTGATTACAGGGAAGAAGAAATACTAGGAGAATACTTGGACACACTAATCCCACAACGGCATATGGAGGATTTCCAGGTTAAATTAGACTTTTTTCATCAGCATGACCGGGAAGGGGGAAACGTTTTTGAGTCATTTGGTCTCAGAAAAGACGGAAGTGAATTCCCACTGGAAATGTCCCTTAACACCTGGAAAGCAGAGGGGGATGTGTATACCACATTCATTATTCGTGACATAACCCAGAGGAAATTAAATGAATTTAAAATGAAAATGAGAGGGGACATATTCCAGTTAATGGCGAATAACATTGAAGAGGTCTTCTGGATCATAGACCCCTTAACTGGACAGATACTTTACATGAGTCCATCCTACAAAAAGATATGGGGTCAAACCATAGAAAACCTTTACCAGAACCCCCGTTCATGGATCGAGTCCATTCACTCTGATGATAAAGATGAATTCATCTCTTTTATTTTTGGAAAAAACGGTAGAACAATCCAGCACAGGGAAAAAATTGAATGCAGAGTTCTGCGTCCTGATGGGGAGTTGAGGTGGATAAAAGTCAGGGCCTTCCCGGTGATCAATCAAAACAAGGAGATCTACCGCAGGATTGGTATAGCCACCGATATTTCCAATATTAAGAATATGGAACATAAAGCCCAGGAAAAAGATAATAAGTTTTTTAAGGAGTTATAA
- a CDS encoding transcriptional regulator (CopG/Arc/MetJ DNA-binding and metal-binding domain containing protein) (PFAM: NikR C terminal nickel binding domain), translated as MAIISVSLSEKLLKEIDALKNDVGFSGRSEVFRASTRLLIADNEEKNKLEGYINSILILIHPKKSEDKVTQIKHNFEDIINTQIHSHLQENQCLELFILEGDAGRMRELSRLLNRNIKFLYSKLVPLPQE; from the coding sequence ATGGCCATAATCAGCGTATCCCTAAGTGAAAAACTCCTCAAGGAAATCGATGCACTTAAGAATGATGTTGGATTTTCTGGTCGTTCAGAAGTATTTAGAGCCAGTACTCGTCTTTTAATTGCTGATAACGAGGAAAAAAATAAGTTAGAAGGCTATATCAATTCTATACTAATTTTAATTCATCCAAAAAAATCTGAGGATAAGGTCACTCAGATCAAGCACAATTTTGAGGATATTATCAATACCCAGATACACAGCCATTTGCAGGAGAATCAATGTCTGGAACTTTTTATCCTGGAAGGAGATGCTGGTAGGATGAGGGAACTTTCCCGTCTTCTTAATCGTAACATCAAGTTTTTATATTCCAAACTGGTTCCCTTACCCCAGGAATAA
- a CDS encoding hypothetical protein (PFAM: Uncharacterised protein family (UPF0179)), whose protein sequence is MITLIGNNLAEKGLKFMHYGAANQCDECRFRATCTESLEEGRIYRIREVKNTEHPCMVHDSGKVKVVEVEKALIKAAIDSKRAFEGSNIIFNPPECDEDCSMHELCFPEGLYPEDKCKITKKMGKPSEKCPKGLNLNMVILKY, encoded by the coding sequence ATGATAACCCTCATCGGAAATAACTTAGCAGAAAAAGGACTAAAATTCATGCATTATGGGGCAGCTAACCAGTGCGATGAATGCCGCTTCAGAGCAACCTGTACTGAATCCTTGGAAGAGGGTAGGATATATCGGATCAGGGAGGTTAAAAACACAGAACATCCTTGTATGGTCCATGATAGTGGTAAGGTTAAAGTGGTGGAAGTGGAGAAAGCTTTGATAAAAGCTGCTATTGATTCAAAACGTGCATTTGAAGGTTCTAATATTATTTTTAATCCCCCTGAATGTGATGAAGATTGTTCAATGCATGAACTCTGCTTTCCAGAGGGCCTTTACCCTGAAGATAAGTGTAAAATAACAAAGAAAATGGGAAAACCCAGTGAAAAATGTCCTAAAGGATTAAACCTTAACATGGTCATACTTAAGTATTAA